The Candidatus Neomarinimicrobiota bacterium DNA window AATGAGACAAGGGGATCAGAGCCTGACAGGTAGGAGCCCCCGGAGATGATCTCCTTCATCTGGTCTACGGGACCACCCAAAAGCTTTACCTTCGCACCTATCCCCTGGGTGTTCGGGGAATCTCCCCTCAATCTTACAGCAATACGGGGGGCACTGCTGTCGTTGCGGTATATGGCCGCTGGATCATTTAACCTGTTCATTACTACATCCAAATCACCATCATTATCCAGGTCTCCTAAAGCCATGCCATGACTGATATCCACTGAAGAAAATCCCCACTCACTACTCATATCTTCAAAACGCAAATTACCCAGATTACGAAACGCTACGTTAGGAAGTTCCAAAGAGGGATAATCAAACAGACTATTTTGCCAATCTTCTAAATCATAAAAATTTCTGTTACTTAGTTGGTTAAGGGCATCACCATCTAACGCATCATAAAAATGACCTGTGGAAATAATTACATCTTCATAGCCATCTAAATCCACATCTAAAAAAAGATTAGACCAAGACCAATCAGAAGCATCAACTCCGCTTAATTGAGAAATTTCTGAAAACGTATTATCCCCTCTGTTTAAAAAAAGAGAGTTTCGAGAATGTTGCGGTCTGTCATTTGTTTGGCCGATTGGACTTGATATTGGAGGAGCATATAACATTTGAGTCATTCTTTTCTTATGCTGGCGGCTTAGCATATCGAGGATGAAAAAATCTATATTGCCATCTCTGTTTATATCGGAGAAATCTATTCCCATGGTAGCCCAGCTCGAATTCCGTATAGAAAAGTTTGATTCTGAAAAAAATATCCCCTTACCATCATTAATCCAGACCCGGTCCGGACTCTCAAAATCATTACAGACATAAATATCAGGATCTCCATCATCATCTATATCTTGAAACCTTACTGTAAGGCCCCAGTCTCTTAATTCAGGAAACTGTTCGCTGTCAGGCTGATTAAATCTTTTGCCCAAAAGACTAACGGGTGTAAAAATCCCTTCACCCTCATTTATGTAAAAGTTATCTAACTCACCATGCTCAAAACGCATTAATAGTCTATTATCCAATATCTTTAGGGAATAATCCTCCTTGAACTCAGAGTTTATGTAATAACCACTTTCGTTTTGACTAATAACTTTGTCAAGCCTGATTTCTTGTGGAAGATAGAGGTCTTTTACCGTATAGGTTTTATAATTAGCCACATACAAATCAAGATCAGCATCCCCGTCTATGTCGGCTAATGCCATAGTTGTGGCCCCTTTATTTTGTAAAAGACCCGCTTGAACCGTCATATCATAAAATTGACCCTGTCCATTGTTCGCAAAATATTTGTGGGGGCCCCCAAGAGAAGTCACTAGAAGGTCAATGTCCTGATCTCCATCAATGTCTGCAAATGTTGCACCAGTAGAAAACTGGTTTTCACAAGCAACGCCAGCTGAAGAAGTAATATCTTTAAACTTCCAATTTCCCAAATTCTTATATAATGAATTCGCTCCTTCTAGTCTGGCAAAATAAATATCAAGTAGTCCGTCACCATTAATATCACCCATGGTTACTCCAGAACCATTAAGTCGATGACGATTATCCTTAATTGATTTAGTTGAAAGTAGGTTTGAAAGATTTATTCCCATCTTTTTTGCATTAAGAAAAGAAAAACCAGGCCCCTTTCCCTTTACCAGAACCAAAAAAGTCCATCTATATCCTGGTTCAATATTCCACACAGGCCTTTCCACGTTGCAGCTACTTTCAAAGCTGCAAATCAGAAGAATAACAATTATTACTTTAAACCTGATAATTGGGCAACCTTTTGCGGAAAATTCTTTTCTGAATTAACCGAGAACCTAATTAACTAAATGTTATGAAAATAAAACGGTTAAAAGAGAACTTTATATTCTAAGCGCAGTTCCTTAGAAATATCATTTAGTGAAGCTTGAAGCATTGGAGAGAAAGGGCCCAGCTGCCAATTTCTCATTCCTTTAATAATGACTTCATTATCGGCAAACATGTGGATGGTATACTGGCCAGCATGTCGAGGCCTGGCACGGAAGATTAAACGAGTTTTCGCAGCAATAATATTATTTTCCAGTTCATCTGGAAAAAGAGTCCTCTCTTTCCAGTCAGTTTCAATATAAACATCTCTGACTGTTTCCTCATGACGAAGAATTAC harbors:
- a CDS encoding CRTAC1 family protein translates to MVLVKGKGPGFSFLNAKKMGINLSNLLSTKSIKDNRHRLNGSGVTMGDINGDGLLDIYFARLEGANSLYKNLGNWKFKDITSSAGVACENQFSTGATFADIDGDQDIDLLVTSLGGPHKYFANNGQGQFYDMTVQAGLLQNKGATTMALADIDGDADLDLYVANYKTYTVKDLYLPQEIRLDKVISQNESGYYINSEFKEDYSLKILDNRLLMRFEHGELDNFYINEGEGIFTPVSLLGKRFNQPDSEQFPELRDWGLTVRFQDIDDDGDPDIYVCNDFESPDRVWINDGKGIFFSESNFSIRNSSWATMGIDFSDINRDGNIDFFILDMLSRQHKKRMTQMLYAPPISSPIGQTNDRPQHSRNSLFLNRGDNTFSEISQLSGVDASDWSWSNLFLDVDLDGYEDVIISTGHFYDALDGDALNQLSNRNFYDLEDWQNSLFDYPSLELPNVAFRNLGNLRFEDMSSEWGFSSVDISHGMALGDLDNDGDLDVVMNRLNDPAAIYRNDSSAPRIAVRLRGDSPNTQGIGAKVKLLGGPVDQMKEIISGGSYLSGSDPLVSFAAWDEQREFTLEVTWRSGEMSRIEGVKGNRLYEVYESS